One Indicator indicator isolate 239-I01 chromosome 30, UM_Iind_1.1, whole genome shotgun sequence genomic window, GAGTTTGGCGCAGGGCCGGCGGCCCCGGCCGGGGAATCCCTGCCAGATGAATCGCCAGCCAGCTGCCTAAACCCTGCTCCTAGCTACGGGCGCGACACCGCTTCCTTCGCTCGGATAGAACTTCCCCGGCCTCCGGGGCGCTGCGGGGCCGGGCGCGGAGCCCGCAGCCGCCGCAGCGCTGCCTCCCCCCGGCGCAGCTGGCGGAGCAGAACGGGCGGCTCTCAGCGGGCAGGGCGCGGCCGCCTCACCTGCGCGGGCCAGGGCGGCGGCCACCACCGCGCTCCACCTCGCGTCGCCCAGCTCCGGCTCCCGCCCTACTGCAGCCACAACTGCGACTCGGCCCCTGCCCGTCTCCACCGCGTCTCCACCATGCCGCCCGCTGGCGGGATTCCCCTCGGAGCGGGCCCGCGGGCCGTCAACCGCTCCCTCCCCTCAGGCCTGCCCCTGGCGCCGCTCCCCGCAGcggcctccctctccctccccgcGCTGCGCCGGCTCGggcttctcccttctctcaccccctcctccagctcctcgtCCGAACCCGCATCCTCAGGCTGGTCCAAGTCGATGTCGAACACGCCCGCCATGGCGCGGGTGTGAGCCGCGGCGCCGCCGCCccttcctggctgtgctgggtgcacGGGGCCTGGGCCGCCTCATGGGCCCGCACCCCCCAACTCCGCCACGGACGCCATCACCGGCTGCCCGGCCTCAGCGCGCCTGCGCCCCCGCCCCAACTCCGGGCGCCGCGCAGGCGCTCAACTCTTTCCGGCAGTGGCCGGGGTCGCACGGAGCAAGCGCGGGAAGAGCCCTGCTGGGCGAACGGGCATGGGACCGGGAGCAGGTATGTGCAATGCGCACCCGCCCGCCTTACTCCTGGCACCGAGCATGAGCAGAAAGGACAGTGAAGCCGCTGGGGAGGCGCTTGCGCACAGCCCTTCACGAAGTCCAGAGGCCCAGCCCTTGTACCCGGCCTGCCCGGAGGTCCCTCTGAGCAGGCGCGAAGCGCGGTGTTCGAAGGCGCGACTCGGTCCGaaacagcagggaaggggagctCACGTACCGTCTGTGCCCGAAAGCCTCAGAGAAGGGTGTCGAGGTCAGGCCTGAGGAGGGGCAGGCGTCCAGCGCTGCCCGGGCAGGCAGAGGCAACTCGAGAGGGCGGCTGGGCCGGTGGGGAGGCCCGGGAGGGCGCGGGCTGGCCAGGAGAAAAGCGCTGGAAGGGAACGAGGTGGCCGAGCAACGTGAGGGCCGGGGGGCGGGCAGCACCGGGAACATGGTCCCTGAGGGACGGTCAGCCGCCGGTAAGGACCTGTGGGCACGGCCGAGGCCCAGTGGGTGCCCGATGCAGGGGGGTGGCAGCGGGGCGCAGGACAGGAGCCTTTTCTGAAAgtcatttctgtatttattttctgcgGTGAGGGGTAGTTCAGTGTTGCAGTAACACACAGGCTGGCCTTAGGCTGAggtgcagcctgccagcagtgctgaaatCGAGCacagggagaagttcttcagcgtgagggtggtgaggcactggaacaggttgcccagagaagttgtggacgcttcatccctggaagtgtttaagaccaggctggatgaggctttgagcaacctggtctagtggaaggtgtccctgcccatggcagggagattggaacttaatgatctttaaggtccctcccaactcaaGCCATCCTGTGGTACATTCCATGACGTAATCAGAACTGGCACACACCTGCCTGCAATAACCAGCAGGATCGAGTAGCAGGCCCTGGTGGCTATCCAGAGAATGCTGTTACagaagtgctgcagcacagctagGATGATAATGAAACATAGCAGCCAGAATAATGAACTGAGAATAATGAacttgattctgtgaaaggaaaataaaaaagtgagAAATCAGAGCTACTGCAAAACGCTGAGAGGGGAAATAAAATGTCAAAACATACCAATACTGAATGAAAAACATTGCTGCTTGTAGTAGAAGCAACAGGAATACTCTAGGGAATCCTTTTGTCACCTCAATGCATTTTGGCATCAGGCCCTTAGCAGTACAGGACAAAATCAGCTACATTTTTTAACAGGCTTCACATTTCTAAAGGCAGATGGTACTTTCTTATTATGCATTTACAGCCTAATCCTGTATCTTGGAGTTAGAATTATTTGTCTCAATCCTGCCTTACTAAGcaaaagtgagaaaacaaagacttgggttgttttgtggttggtttcaGCTCTTTCCAGATACCTAGCAACAGCAAACAGATTGATTTCCTGTAAACTGCCATTTGCAATCTGACATTCAGGAGAATGCTGACAGTCTGCTTTTGCCCAGAAGCAGCCAGTGGTTGTAGTTTAGCCTTTTCCTTCTCACCAGAGGAGCTCAAAAAGTTGCAAAACCCGATCAGAAGTCTACTTGTCACATTTTCCCCCCTTGCTTTCCCACAGTTACTAAAggcatacttttttttttcaggctcaaaataaataaaaatgtcaatAGTCACAGTCCAGCTTGGTCAGTGTGGTAATCAAATTGGCCATGAGGTGTtcagtgctgtctgcagtgaTGTTCATGGCACACATGGGTTGTGTTCCAAGAAGGAGAATGAATCCTACCATGATGCTTGCAAAGAACGTTTTTTCTGCCAGGAGGAATCAGAAGGTACAGCATTTGTttcccacagcagggctgctttccagcctaaTACAGCTAAGTAGACTGAATTAACAaaagtccttttcttccagTTGAAGAATGAGGTTTACTTTCACAATTGTCACAACCCTGCCTTCATGACATGGCTAACAACCATGGAAGGAAAAATCTGTGCAGTAAAGTGACTGCAGAGCAAATCTGCCAGCAACACAGGGGGAAACTGAGCACAGGCACAGACATCATATGCCCCTCCAACCATCTGAATTTTCTGCCCTAGGTAGATCACAGCATGGAGTGGGGCTCACAGTATCTGAATTTAATCTTATCAGACACACTAAGtggtttctttcctgaaagatcTGTGGAACAATAGCTGTTTCTCCAGAAATCCAGGCCATTGCCAAGTCCTGCTTTTTGTACTTGCACTGTCCCATTGAGAGTTCAGTGTATGTGAGTGGGAGAAATACAGTCTGGGGGGTGGTGCAAGTCTGTCCATCTTACTTTAAAAAGTTCTAATATTGGCACATTATTcttagttttgttttccctcctaCCCAGTACCTGTGGCCCGAGCTGTGCTTGTTGACATGGAACCTAAAGTCATCAGCCAAACCTTGTCAGTGGCTGCCAGGTCTGGCTGCTGGAAATATGATGATCGTTCGCACTTCAGTCAGAAGCAAGGCTCTGGGAACAACTGGGCAAATGGGTATGGACAAGTATTTCAAGCTGCAGTAAGGGAACTGGGGAGGCTAATGAGCTGTGAAAGCTCTTTAGGAGTGGTACTATTGTAGCTGTGTGAGGTACAGAGTGCCTGCATCAAAACAAGTGTGATAAGCACACttggaagtgattctccccctctactctgctcttgtgagacgcCCACCTGGACTACTGCATTTAGTTCTagtgccctcaacacaagagggacatggagcagttcaaatgggtccagaggagggccaggaggatgatcagggggctgcggaacctctgctatggggacaggctgaaagttggggctgttcagcctggagaagagaaggctctgggaagaccttagagcagccttccagtgcctgaagtgggatacaggagagctggggagggactttttataagggctggCAGTGACAGTATGAGGgccaatggattgaagctgcaagaggggagatttagactggagatcaggaagaaatttacagcgagggtgatgagacactggaacaggctgtccagggaaggtGTGGATGCCTCTggtctggaagtgttcaagaccaggttggatgagaccttgagcaacctggtccagtggaaggtgtccctgcccatggcagggggtttggaactagatgatctttaagatcccttccaacccaaaccattccatgatatGAGTCTATGTAGCattaacttaaaaataaattcaagttAAAGTAGCAGTTTGTGTAGCAGTGAAATGTCTAAGCTGCCTTTCCCAAGAGGAAAAGGGTCTTTACAGTAAAAATGTAACATTTTAGAATGGAGTGAGTGTACTGGGTTTAAGAATAGGAAACAATAAGAACAGTTTATAAACAGCTGCTGTGTAAAATAAGTGTCACAGCTGAGGATTGCTCACTGCAGAGTGAATAGATGACATAATGTGAGGTTACAGAAATATAATAAGAAAAATGTGCTTTAAGAATAGCTTCACCTTCCTGCTTTTATTCTGCTATAACCTGCTGTGCCTCCATGTTTTGTCTGTTATTCAACAGTTACTCTGTTCATGGGCCTAGACACAAAGAAGCAATCATGAATCTGGTgcaaaaagaagcagagaaatgtgATCGACTGGGTGGATTCTTCACCATAATGAGCATGGCTGGTGGCACAGGATCTGGCTTGGGAGCGTTTGTCACCCAGTGTTTAAGAGATGCTTTTCCAACCTCATTTATACTAAACCACATTATCTGGCCCTATGGCACTGGTGAGGTGAATGTCACATTTCCCACAGTTACTCTACAAGTTTATAATCactgtttgttttgaaacatAAAATATCTGCAACTGAAATAAATCAGGGGAGAAGTGCATTTTGCCTTTTAGGAGTTCAGTGTGACAGAAATAAGACAGCTAATGGAACTGTCTAATATTTGTTACACGTCATTTCACCAGGGGAAAAATGATTCTTCATGATCTCAATGCTAAAGTATAACTGAGTTATAGTTAAAAATTTCCTGTTCTGACAATATCTCAGCATTATTGTCAGTTCCCAGCCGGATTTTATGTTTGTATGAAGTGAGCTGAAAAGCAGGATTTTCACAGGCTTTGctctctttccatgaaaaagcTCTGCTAGCTCCTGACCTCATTCTGCCCTTTGGCAAAGAAAATGAATCACTTCCTAAATCATAACTGAGGAAATTACATTAGCCAGTGGATTATAAACTAGAAAGATTAAGCTGTCTGACTCTCATTTGAgtgtatgtttgtttgtttccaggtCATTGTTCAAAACTACAACTCTGTTTTGACTCTGTCACATCTGTACCAATCATCAGATGCCCTTCTTGTTCATGAAAATGATGTCATCCACAGGATCTGTGCTCAGCTGATGAATATTAAACAGATCTCTTTCAGGGATGTGAATCAAGTCATTGCACATCAGCTGGGGAGTGTTTTCCAGCCCACTTACACAGTAGAAGGTggctcacactacagcaggaaCCCCTTAGGTATCTAACTATGATACAGGTGCCTAATGCATTCTCACACATCTTTCTGTAATCATTTCAGGTTGTGAATTTAAGACCTTCAGGTCTCCTTACTCAAGTATTTGGATATATCCCAAGCTTTAAGATGGGAAAAGTGAAGCAAAAGGCTAAATTAGAAGTTCAATCCCAATTTTGTAACAGTCAAAAATAGATCCCCCAGCTTCTGGTTTCATTCTTTACCAGAAGAACcctgtttctcctttttcaaGTGATTACAGACACCCCTGTAGCTATTTACATTTCAGAGGAAATTGGTGCAGGACAGTAATTTTAGACTGAGTTTTACATTTCACATTAAATTAGAAATTTGCTTAGACTGAAACAAAATGCAAGTTTTGTGTTTTGCAGAAGACAGGCTTGGTAACACGAAGCAACAGTCTGAGACTTCTATCTTTAAGGCATTAGATTAAGTTACTCATGTTGCCAAGAGTTTAACTTGTAAAATAAACTTTCTGTCAATCTTTTTAGCAGTGCACAGGGTCTTTGAGATTTTGAGTCAGGCTATAAAGTGAGACAATTCTAGAGTGTAAAATAAAAGCTACTATCATAGCTTGGATAGAACTCAGCAGTTATTGTAGAAAGTCTGCATTACTCACTCTGATGTGCatccatatatatatgtatctgtCAAATTAAAACTTCAAGGTAAGAAATGAAGCACAACATGTAAATTGTTAAATCTTTGCAAAAATCTTCCTGTTTTAGCTAGCCTATGCCAATTTTGTCCAACAGGAGCAGCTGTTAATTTCTCCTTTCAGGAGACTTAATGGAGACATTGGTTCCACATCCTGAATTCAAGATGTTGGGTCTTCGGAACATACCTCAGATGCCTGAAAACTTCCTTGCTTACAGCACGTTCAGTTGGCCTGGACTCATCAAACACTTAAGGCAGATGCTGATTGCTAATGCTAAAATGGAGGAAGGTAAAAAGCATTCACTCATCTTCCGTACCCATCACCCtttaagcatttatttttacagaTGAAATAACACTTACTGTTATGTGGAGCTCACTGCCTAGCTTCAGTCAGTACAgaagggagctgctgccctctgaCAGCAGGAATTTGCCTCCACATAACCAGCTGCTCCTTGAACTATTCACTCAGCTgccactgcagctcccagcttgCTCCTGTTTTTGCTCCCAGACATCTCAGTTAATTATAACTAttgaaaatacacaaaacaaGCCAACAGTTCTTAGCCTTGCACTTAAATGACACGATTCATTTGGAACATTCTTTGGACAGTGCTGCTAGTCTTTTGCTTTTTACACCTTCTAGTACTAAAACTCATGCTTAGCTCTCCCCTATCATTTACAGTGTAGCTTCCAGTTGTGCAGAGAATGAGCTGGCAGATTGCTAAGTATAGAAACAAGTATCCATTTTCTCTGGTAAGACTGGTGACAACCAGGCAAACGCTGCTGGATTAGCAGTTTTTCTGAGAGCTGTGTAATTGCTGCTTAACTAACATGCAGAAGCTACCACCTTTAGTAGATCTCAACTCAGGGCATGGTGTTAGTTACCAGCTGAATCTTCAGCTAGTCTGAATCCATTTCTCATCAAACATTAACTTTTTTTATATCTTTTTGCCAAAATCTCCTAGGTATTGACTGGCAAGtaagaccaccacagccaggcTCCTGCATCCCCTCCAGCCGTTCCACAAACAAGCCACTGCATTTCAACACTTCCATTGCCAACCTGGTTATCCTGCGAGGAAAGGAGAGCCACAGTGTAGACTTAGGTaagaaggacaggcagggtacCTCAGGGATTCTTCTTTCACATCTGTCTGCTTTGCAACCATATCTGATGAAAACGAAAATCCCCAAGGCCACATATTTAGCTACTAAGGTAAATACTCCCTCTAGAGATATTTTAATGTCCAAGACCATGTTGTCTAATTCCTTGGGGCTATACAACAAAGAATTCTGTCTTTCCTGAAGCAcctgagggaaggaggaagagactgAAATCAGTATATGCAATAGAATATAGTGTCTGAAAATACATTTAGCTAAAGAATGATGAGCACAGCTTGTAGGTGAAGCACTGATACAAGAGAATGCTTCTAGAGAATCTAATGAATCTGTTTCACACAGTTACAGTTCCAACAGGCCAACCactctgcagattttttttcaaggtctGAATTGATCTGCCAAGAATTGATTAGGTCACACAGCACTACTTGAGCTCAAGATGTACAGATTGCAGCTTTACCTTTGTCAAAAGGGCTGTCTTCTTTCTGCTACAGGAAGTTTCCAAGATCCCTCATTATACACATCATGGCTGAACCCTCAGGATGCCTTTAATGCATGGAGAACACCAAGAGCATTTAACAAGTATGAAAAGTCTGCTGCTTTGGTCAGCAACAGCCAGTTCCTGCTGAAGCCTCTTGATAGTGTTGTAGGAAAAGCCTGGAATATGTTTGCTTCCAAGTAAGTGAAATAATGATGTGGATACTTTATTAATAGCTGCTATTATCTTGAGGGGTAGAAAAGccattgtaaatacagctcACTCCCTCAGCCAAGCAAAGCATTGGTGAGTAAGCAGAAGACTGTGCCCACACTTCAGTGGAAACATTTTAATGCTTGAAACATGATGGCAGGGTGAGGAACACAGGGCAGTGCTTACATTCTGTGGGTAAGTGAGACCACATATGCCAGTGCTGTGAGTTTGACTTGTTTTCCAGTACTGAAACTCCCCAAATGTAGGGCATTCCAGTGTGACCATTCTAAAAATATCACACAGGAACTCTTTTACTGATTATATAGTTTCTAAATTATGTACAGACATACTCATGGAAAAAAAGGTTCCTGACTCTGTTCAGAAGCATTTAGGGGACTTGTGTGTTTACCAAGGTTCCCATTCAATTAGCTTGATTTTTCATTAGACCCAAGCAATCTAGAAAAGACCTGCCTCTTTACTTTGA contains:
- the TUBD1 gene encoding tubulin delta chain isoform X1 gives rise to the protein MSIVTVQLGQCGNQIGHEVFSAVCSDVHGTHGLCSKKENESYHDACKERFFCQEESEGTALPVARAVLVDMEPKVISQTLSVAARSGCWKYDDRSHFSQKQGSGNNWANGYSVHGPRHKEAIMNLVQKEAEKCDRLGGFFTIMSMAGGTGSGLGAFVTQCLRDAFPTSFILNHIIWPYGTGEVIVQNYNSVLTLSHLYQSSDALLVHENDVIHRICAQLMNIKQISFRDVNQVIAHQLGSVFQPTYTVEGGSHYSRNPLGDLMETLVPHPEFKMLGLRNIPQMPENFLAYSTFSWPGLIKHLRQMLIANAKMEEGIDWQVRPPQPGSCIPSSRSTNKPLHFNTSIANLVILRGKESHSVDLGSFQDPSLYTSWLNPQDAFNAWRTPRAFNKYEKSAALVSNSQFLLKPLDSVVGKAWNMFASKAYIHQYTKFGIEEEDFLDSFTALEQVISSYSIL
- the TUBD1 gene encoding tubulin delta chain isoform X2: MSIVTVQLGQCGNQIGHEVFSAVCSDVHGTHGLCSKKENESYHDACKERFFCQEESEVPVARAVLVDMEPKVISQTLSVAARSGCWKYDDRSHFSQKQGSGNNWANGYSVHGPRHKEAIMNLVQKEAEKCDRLGGFFTIMSMAGGTGSGLGAFVTQCLRDAFPTSFILNHIIWPYGTGEVIVQNYNSVLTLSHLYQSSDALLVHENDVIHRICAQLMNIKQISFRDVNQVIAHQLGSVFQPTYTVEGGSHYSRNPLGDLMETLVPHPEFKMLGLRNIPQMPENFLAYSTFSWPGLIKHLRQMLIANAKMEEGIDWQVRPPQPGSCIPSSRSTNKPLHFNTSIANLVILRGKESHSVDLGSFQDPSLYTSWLNPQDAFNAWRTPRAFNKYEKSAALVSNSQFLLKPLDSVVGKAWNMFASKAYIHQYTKFGIEEEDFLDSFTALEQVISSYSIL
- the TUBD1 gene encoding tubulin delta chain isoform X3: MSIVTVQLGQCGNQIGHEVFSAVCSDVHGTHGLCSKKENESYHDACKERFFCQEESEVPVARAVLVDMEPKVISQTLSVAARSGCWKYDDRSHFSQKQGSGNNWANGYSVHGPRHKEAIMNLVQKEAEKCDRLGGFFTIMSMAGGTGSGLGAFVTQCLRDAFPTSFILNHIIWPYGTGEVIVQNYNSVLTLSHLYQSSDALLVHENDVIHRICAQLMNIKQISFRDVNQVIAHQLGSVFQPTYTVEGGSHYSRNPLGIDWQVRPPQPGSCIPSSRSTNKPLHFNTSIANLVILRGKESHSVDLGSFQDPSLYTSWLNPQDAFNAWRTPRAFNKYEKSAALVSNSQFLLKPLDSVVGKAWNMFASKAYIHQYTKFGIEEEDFLDSFTALEQVISSYSIL
- the TUBD1 gene encoding tubulin delta chain isoform X4, which produces MSIVTVQLGQCGNQIGHEVFSAVCSDVHGTHGLCSKKENESYHDACKERFFCQEESEVPVARAVLVDMEPKVISQTLSVAARSGCWKYDDRSHFSQKQGSGNNWANGYSVHGPRHKEAIMNLVQKEAEKCDRLGGFFTIMSMAGGTGSGLGAFVTQCLRDAFPTSFILNHIIWPYGTGEVIVQNYNSVLTLSHLYQSSDALLVHENDVIHRICAQLMNIKQISFRDVNQVIAHQLGSVFQPTYTVEGGSHYSRNPLGDLMETLVPHPEFKMLGLRNIPQMPENFLAYSTFSWPGLIKHLRQMLIANAKMEEGIDWQVRPPQPGSCIPSSRSTNKPLHFNTSIANLVILRGKESHSVDLGKKDRAYIHQYTKFGIEEEDFLDSFTALEQVISSYSIL
- the TUBD1 gene encoding tubulin delta chain isoform X5, with amino-acid sequence MSIVTVQLGQCGNQIGHEVFSAVCSDVHGTHGLCSKKENESYHDACKERFFCQEESEVPVARAVLVDMEPKVISQTLSVAARSGCWKYDDRSHFSQKQGSGNNWANGYSVHGPRHKEAIMNLVQKEAEKCDRLGGFFTIMSMAGGTGSGLGAFVTQCLRDAFPTSFILNHIIWPYGTGEVIVQNYNSVLTLSHLYQSSDALLVHENDVIHRICAQLMNIKQISFRDVNQVIAHQLGSVFQPTYTVEGGSHYSRNPLGSFQDPSLYTSWLNPQDAFNAWRTPRAFNKYEKSAALVSNSQFLLKPLDSVVGKAWNMFASKAYIHQYTKFGIEEEDFLDSFTALEQVISSYSIL